The following coding sequences lie in one Sporomusaceae bacterium FL31 genomic window:
- a CDS encoding nitrite reductase large subunit encodes MNLPIAKIPFLNKRIKFPVTPHIPGGLASPEQLRKLADLAERYGGTLKIVGNGITLMGLNAADGEQALAEMGTKPESFIAKSVRGISICPSKPHCPMAQQDSATLGLALDQEFFGQEVPGKVRIGVSGCPNCCAEVFVKDIGLFATAKGYTLVVGGNAGRNAQVGRIIAKNLPEAAIAPLIRAILTYYRQHGQTKERLGQLIERQGWEHFLVQTVPSCYHETL; translated from the coding sequence ATGAATCTCCCAATTGCAAAAATCCCCTTTCTCAATAAGCGAATCAAGTTCCCAGTCACCCCCCATATTCCCGGTGGACTAGCCAGCCCGGAACAACTGAGAAAGCTGGCTGATCTAGCTGAAAGATACGGCGGCACATTAAAGATTGTTGGCAATGGCATTACCCTCATGGGACTAAATGCGGCCGATGGCGAGCAAGCCTTAGCCGAAATGGGCACCAAACCTGAATCGTTTATCGCCAAATCTGTCCGCGGTATTTCCATCTGTCCAAGTAAGCCCCATTGTCCGATGGCACAGCAGGATAGTGCCACCTTAGGCCTGGCCTTGGATCAAGAGTTCTTTGGTCAGGAAGTTCCAGGCAAAGTCCGCATCGGCGTAAGCGGCTGCCCTAATTGCTGTGCCGAAGTTTTTGTTAAAGACATCGGGCTGTTTGCTACCGCTAAAGGCTATACGCTGGTTGTTGGCGGCAATGCTGGCAGAAATGCGCAGGTTGGCCGGATCATTGCTAAGAACTTACCCGAAGCTGCAATAGCGCCACTTATTCGTGCTATCCTGACCTACTACCGCCAGCATGGCCAAACTAAAGAGCGCTTGGGACAATTGATCGAGCGCCAGGGCTGGGAGCACTTTCTTGTACAGACCGTTCCATCTTGCTACCATGAAACTTTATAA
- a CDS encoding diguanylate cyclase: MAQRFSSLVDVQKIQQLLDRLYDATGIPSGIIEVDSTIISATGWQDICTKFHRACEQSRQNCLESDRVIAEQLHTRTYVGYQCKNGLLEYACPIIIEGKHLATLFIGQFLAEEPDEAYFREQAHRYGYNEAAYLAALAQVPIFSEQKVAFILNFFVALADLLSCSGAHSLKYLETANFLQEVLNAMPSPIFYKDIEGKYIGCNQAFTTFVGKEHSEIIGKSVYEVFPHIAANKYYKMDGDLFANQGIQVYEYRMSDATGQHHDVLFNKALFKDIDGEVAGLVGAVIDITARKQMEAALQRNEAKYRALFEHMLNGFIYLKAQKNAAGEITDYCLLEINDAFVTTTGLPRETLIGRNISETIFADSTSGVNWQSIFNSVLENGQAYNFEYCSPRLNKWYLTSVFTPNEDYVAALFADITTRKQNEERTEYYAYHDPLTGLPNRRLFEDRLAMALNQAQRNGEWIAVLFLDLDNFKPVNDTYGHDAGDQLLRQVAQRMQTCIRACDTVARLGGDEFVIILPGTNTRQEIENIANRILTASRDPIVIDRDEIVVTMSIGISIYPKDGTDITSLMRNADVAMFLSKRYGRNRISFVIDAANFCEGL, from the coding sequence GTGGCACAGCGATTTAGCAGTCTGGTAGATGTACAAAAAATCCAGCAGCTGTTGGATAGGCTTTATGACGCTACTGGAATTCCATCTGGGATTATTGAAGTTGATTCAACCATTATTTCAGCGACTGGCTGGCAGGATATTTGCACCAAGTTCCATCGCGCCTGTGAGCAGAGCAGACAAAATTGCTTGGAAAGCGATCGTGTTATCGCCGAGCAGCTTCATACAAGAACCTATGTTGGTTATCAATGCAAAAATGGCTTATTAGAATATGCATGCCCCATTATCATTGAGGGAAAGCATCTCGCCACGTTGTTTATTGGTCAATTTCTTGCAGAAGAACCGGATGAAGCGTATTTTCGTGAACAAGCCCATCGGTATGGATACAACGAAGCAGCGTATTTGGCGGCCTTAGCTCAAGTGCCAATATTTTCAGAGCAGAAGGTAGCTTTTATTCTGAACTTTTTTGTAGCGTTAGCCGATTTGTTAAGTTGCTCTGGCGCTCATAGCCTGAAATATCTAGAAACCGCTAATTTTCTGCAGGAAGTACTGAATGCAATGCCCAGCCCAATCTTCTATAAAGATATTGAAGGCAAATATATTGGCTGCAATCAAGCCTTTACCACGTTTGTCGGCAAAGAGCATTCTGAAATCATCGGCAAATCGGTCTATGAGGTTTTTCCGCACATTGCTGCTAATAAATATTATAAAATGGATGGGGATCTCTTCGCCAATCAAGGGATTCAGGTTTATGAATATCGCATGTCAGATGCAACGGGGCAACACCATGATGTGCTCTTTAATAAAGCGCTGTTTAAAGACATTGATGGAGAGGTGGCTGGCCTTGTTGGTGCGGTGATTGATATTACGGCCCGCAAACAGATGGAAGCTGCTTTACAGCGAAATGAGGCAAAATACCGGGCTCTTTTTGAACATATGTTAAATGGCTTTATTTATTTAAAAGCGCAAAAAAACGCGGCTGGCGAAATCACTGATTATTGTCTGCTTGAAATCAATGATGCCTTCGTCACGACAACGGGATTACCTCGTGAGACGCTTATTGGCAGAAACATTAGTGAGACAATTTTTGCAGACAGCACTTCTGGTGTGAACTGGCAGAGCATATTTAATTCAGTGCTTGAAAACGGACAGGCTTATAACTTTGAGTATTGTTCACCACGCCTCAATAAATGGTATCTTACTTCGGTTTTTACGCCGAATGAAGACTATGTGGCGGCCTTATTTGCGGATATTACCACTCGCAAGCAAAATGAGGAACGAACAGAGTATTATGCTTACCATGACCCGCTTACAGGATTGCCGAATCGCCGTTTATTTGAAGACCGGCTGGCTATGGCGCTGAATCAGGCTCAGCGGAATGGAGAATGGATTGCAGTTTTGTTTTTGGATTTAGATAATTTTAAGCCGGTTAATGATACTTATGGACATGATGCTGGTGATCAACTGCTTCGACAGGTGGCACAGCGGATGCAAACCTGCATCCGTGCCTGTGATACCGTGGCTCGCCTGGGCGGCGACGAGTTTGTGATTATTCTGCCGGGAACCAATACACGGCAAGAAATTGAAAACATTGCAAATCGTATTCTTACTGCCAGCCGAGATCCCATTGTGATTGATCGGGATGAGATCGTGGTTACAATGAGTATTGGAATTAGTATTTATCCCAAAGACGGCACTGATATAACAAGCCTGATGCGTAATGCCGATGTTGCGATGTTCTTGTCCAAACGTTATGGGCGCAATCGCATATCTTTTGTTATTGATGCCGCTAATTTTTGCGAAGGCTTATAA
- the mgsA gene encoding methylglyoxal synthase has translation MKTIALIAHDRKKQEMLEFVRVHTSLLAQHKLVATATTGRLIAENTGLEVTTFLSGPLGGDQQIGALVATQNIDIVIFLRDPLTAQPHEPDITALLRVCDVHDVPLATNKTTAHLLLNAINFD, from the coding sequence ATGAAAACCATTGCACTGATTGCTCATGATCGCAAAAAGCAGGAAATGCTCGAATTCGTTCGTGTCCACACATCGCTGTTAGCCCAGCATAAATTGGTGGCTACTGCAACAACAGGTCGCTTGATTGCCGAAAATACCGGTTTAGAAGTGACAACCTTTTTATCAGGACCATTAGGCGGTGACCAGCAAATTGGCGCACTGGTCGCTACTCAGAATATTGACATCGTGATATTCCTGCGTGATCCACTGACAGCCCAACCTCACGAACCGGATATTACGGCATTACTTAGAGTCTGTGATGTGCACGATGTACCTCTGGCAACCAATAAAACAACGGCCCACTTGCTGCTTAATGCCATAAATTTCGATTGA
- the acoR gene encoding signal-transduction and transcriptional-control protein has translation MIRERRSKEKLEYYYQKFINDGVVDPNVHPWVGTAWQQSRAAGVPHDVMPPLTKLSKTELMSRQDQNENAISYLNDFYREIREFFNIYNLSLLLLDAECYVLKSYSLPFFQKTPGQIEGARLSEQDIGASSISIAREHRVPFLLFGPEMWIEECQMGDACSAPIMIDGQLEYIITLVSIEQQALPYSAVVSLLLSMKHAIESHLTMLTRLKAQQAILDAAPFAVYHIMPGGEVAYTNKLGQSRLAGIGGGGAEDSLPNLNDVVLNYRHTPIFKGFNGVPSYNKEVTWITPRKTYEDITTVVPLERDSDQTVNSVVAVSLPIEDLRTLVAHAVGYTARYSLASMIGEAGVFVTTKDKAARVARNNYHLLLQGEAGTGKERMAHGIHQASPRAAGPLISLKCGGLPPERLEEELFGVADAPDASRPGKLELANGGTLFMDEIEKLPKSVAVRLADVLVKKWMRRVGEEVERPIDVRIIAACDSDLKRLTERGAFWADLYEIIAKNIIRVPALRNRREDIPSLAEHIISEVAEQHQISIKTILPETAELLKSYEWPGNIKQLQGVVEHAFFNTAGHEIHPEDINLMGDIRPDTSWKEDRDVFIKAWQAAGGNISRLANMLDVSRVTLYRYLKKYGLDKV, from the coding sequence ATGATTCGAGAGCGACGCAGCAAAGAAAAATTAGAATATTATTATCAAAAATTTATTAACGATGGGGTTGTTGATCCCAATGTGCATCCATGGGTGGGTACTGCCTGGCAGCAGAGCCGTGCAGCCGGTGTGCCGCATGATGTTATGCCGCCGCTTACCAAGTTAAGCAAAACTGAACTGATGAGCCGACAGGATCAAAATGAAAATGCAATTAGTTATTTAAATGATTTTTATCGGGAAATCAGGGAGTTCTTTAATATATACAACTTGAGCTTGCTGCTGCTGGATGCAGAGTGCTATGTGCTCAAGAGTTATTCATTGCCGTTTTTCCAGAAAACTCCCGGTCAGATTGAAGGCGCTCGTTTGTCAGAGCAAGATATCGGTGCATCAAGTATTAGCATTGCCCGGGAGCATCGGGTTCCATTTTTGTTATTCGGACCGGAAATGTGGATCGAAGAATGCCAAATGGGTGATGCTTGCTCGGCTCCTATTATGATTGATGGTCAGTTAGAGTATATTATTACCTTGGTGTCCATTGAACAGCAAGCTTTGCCATATAGTGCCGTTGTATCACTACTCCTTAGTATGAAGCATGCGATCGAAAGTCATCTCACTATGCTTACCCGCCTCAAGGCGCAGCAAGCTATTTTAGATGCGGCTCCGTTTGCTGTTTATCACATTATGCCAGGCGGGGAAGTGGCCTATACCAATAAACTGGGACAAAGCAGACTGGCTGGTATTGGCGGCGGCGGGGCTGAAGATAGTCTGCCCAATCTCAATGACGTCGTGCTTAACTATCGCCATACACCGATATTTAAGGGGTTTAACGGTGTCCCCTCGTACAATAAAGAAGTTACCTGGATTACTCCACGCAAAACTTACGAAGATATCACAACAGTAGTGCCGTTAGAGCGGGATTCTGATCAAACCGTCAATAGTGTTGTTGCGGTATCTCTGCCGATTGAAGACTTGCGGACGCTGGTGGCGCATGCGGTTGGTTATACTGCCCGCTATAGTCTGGCCAGCATGATTGGTGAGGCTGGAGTATTTGTTACCACAAAAGATAAAGCCGCCCGCGTTGCCCGCAATAATTATCACTTGTTATTGCAAGGCGAAGCAGGAACTGGTAAAGAGCGTATGGCACACGGCATTCACCAGGCAAGCCCCAGAGCTGCCGGGCCGCTCATTTCGCTCAAGTGCGGTGGATTACCGCCGGAACGCCTGGAAGAAGAGTTGTTTGGTGTTGCTGACGCTCCTGATGCCAGCCGTCCAGGGAAACTAGAACTTGCTAATGGTGGAACACTGTTTATGGATGAGATTGAAAAACTGCCTAAAAGTGTTGCTGTCAGATTGGCCGATGTCCTGGTGAAAAAATGGATGAGGCGGGTTGGCGAAGAGGTAGAGCGGCCAATTGATGTTCGTATTATTGCCGCTTGTGATAGTGATCTAAAACGACTGACTGAGCGTGGGGCGTTCTGGGCAGATCTTTATGAAATTATTGCTAAGAATATTATTAGAGTGCCAGCGTTACGAAACCGGCGTGAAGATATTCCGTCTTTAGCTGAGCATATTATCAGTGAGGTAGCCGAACAACATCAAATCAGTATTAAAACCATTTTGCCTGAAACGGCCGAATTGCTGAAATCCTACGAGTGGCCTGGCAATATCAAACAATTGCAAGGGGTTGTTGAACATGCGTTCTTCAATACTGCTGGTCATGAGATTCATCCTGAAGATATCAATTTAATGGGCGATATCAGACCAGATACTTCTTGGAAAGAAGACCGCGATGTGTTCATTAAAGCCTGGCAGGCGGCTGGCGGCAATATAAGCCGTCTGGCGAATATGCTGGATGTCAGCCGGGTTACTTTATACCGTTATTTGAAAAAGTACGGACTGGATAAAGTCTGA
- the sonO gene encoding methyl-accepting chemotaxis protein, protein MKGTVVGTWLNTSRQLWGEELTAQAMAHVGWTADKMFMPTEEINDAQPKKIVAFLAPKLGKTEDEVWQEIGKDNVKTFFGAYPAFFQHENLYSFLAAMYDVHVVMVKRLPGAEPPELLIHPVSEYEAILSYRSKRGMFGYFKGLLSGAAAHFKEDIKTEMIESSSEHMKIKIKFPKPISQTIHYHFSKLLAVGIIRSLPAKIGVATAAFSLIVNVILTAVGAEIPLWSALISGGLAAAGAALLLRPLNTIKNELKNIMEHKYYTDTKLKSADEFEELVAILNQYKKRVKREFIGFKGTGDEMNKYAENFNDLAEKMRGTSNEISGVVMDVALAATSQAQDTSHAVAILNGNLETLKTVVAEQTVNKQQLESAVAEIKSGFNEVQASNNRLEKSMQKFADVKNSAENLQAQATKINEITGMVAAIAGQTNLLALNAAIEAARAGEQGRGFAVVAEEVRKLAEQSHHHSESISSDLKILMEIIDAVVGLIEEEYAILANESRQLGSVVKSNTEHVLNVHHVADNIVDMIDKLEHETQGLNQVYGKIESLAAISEENSAASEEVSAAVTVYNDKLQDMMDKIGEFKKVIQHFTEDINYYRT, encoded by the coding sequence ATGAAAGGGACAGTTGTTGGAACTTGGCTTAATACTTCACGTCAGCTATGGGGTGAAGAGTTAACAGCCCAAGCTATGGCTCATGTAGGTTGGACTGCAGATAAAATGTTTATGCCAACAGAAGAGATCAATGATGCCCAACCTAAGAAAATTGTGGCCTTTCTTGCCCCTAAGCTTGGCAAAACTGAAGATGAAGTTTGGCAAGAGATTGGCAAAGATAATGTCAAGACTTTTTTTGGCGCCTATCCGGCATTTTTTCAACATGAAAATTTGTATTCTTTTCTAGCAGCCATGTATGATGTGCATGTCGTCATGGTCAAACGCTTGCCAGGCGCTGAACCGCCGGAATTATTGATTCATCCGGTTTCCGAATATGAGGCTATTTTAAGCTATCGATCCAAACGAGGTATGTTTGGTTATTTTAAAGGACTATTATCAGGTGCGGCAGCGCATTTCAAAGAAGATATTAAAACTGAAATGATCGAGAGTTCATCTGAACATATGAAGATTAAAATAAAATTCCCCAAACCGATCAGTCAGACCATTCATTATCATTTTAGCAAACTGCTGGCTGTTGGAATTATCCGTAGTCTGCCGGCGAAAATCGGGGTGGCTACCGCTGCCTTTTCGTTGATTGTCAATGTCATACTCACTGCTGTTGGTGCTGAGATCCCCTTGTGGTCAGCGCTAATTAGTGGTGGATTGGCCGCAGCCGGGGCAGCCTTGCTGTTACGGCCTTTAAACACAATTAAGAATGAATTGAAAAACATTATGGAACATAAATATTATACCGATACCAAACTTAAATCGGCAGACGAGTTCGAAGAGCTGGTAGCGATATTAAATCAATATAAAAAGCGGGTTAAACGTGAATTTATCGGCTTTAAGGGTACTGGCGATGAAATGAATAAATACGCCGAAAACTTCAATGATCTTGCCGAGAAAATGCGGGGAACTTCTAACGAGATTTCCGGAGTTGTTATGGATGTGGCCTTGGCGGCAACCAGTCAGGCGCAGGATACCAGTCACGCAGTCGCTATTCTTAATGGGAACCTTGAGACGCTGAAGACTGTTGTTGCTGAACAGACTGTGAACAAGCAGCAGCTGGAGTCCGCAGTAGCAGAAATTAAGAGTGGGTTTAATGAAGTTCAGGCGTCTAACAATCGTTTGGAAAAAAGCATGCAGAAATTTGCTGATGTCAAAAATTCGGCTGAAAATCTACAGGCCCAGGCCACTAAAATTAATGAGATCACAGGGATGGTTGCGGCGATTGCCGGACAAACCAATCTGTTGGCACTGAATGCGGCGATTGAAGCCGCCCGGGCGGGTGAACAGGGACGCGGCTTTGCTGTGGTGGCTGAGGAAGTTCGAAAATTGGCTGAGCAATCGCATCATCATTCTGAGAGCATCTCCAGTGATTTAAAGATCCTGATGGAGATTATTGATGCCGTCGTTGGTTTAATTGAGGAGGAATACGCCATTTTAGCCAATGAAAGCCGCCAGCTTGGTTCTGTAGTCAAAAGTAATACCGAGCATGTACTGAATGTACATCATGTGGCTGATAATATTGTCGATATGATTGATAAATTAGAACATGAGACCCAAGGGCTTAATCAGGTTTACGGCAAGATCGAGTCACTTGCCGCAATCTCTGAGGAGAACTCGGCTGCGAGTGAAGAGGTAAGCGCCGCTGTTACGGTTTATAATGATAAACTCCAAGATATGATGGATAAGATTGGCGAATTTAAAAAGGTGATTCAACACTTTACGGAAGATATTAATTACTATCGGACTTAA